The following nucleotide sequence is from Pseudarthrobacter psychrotolerans.
GGGCCCGCCGCCTTCCCATGCTGGTGGATATGGCCACCACGGCCCAGGTCAGCCGGGGAGCCCGTGCCGTTTTTGGCCGCCCCTGCCAGGCCTCGCGCATTGCGCTGCTGGGGGCTTCGCCGGTTGATAAAGTGCTGGCCAATTTCATCCTGGGCATCAACAAACTGCCCTGCCCCACCCGGTTCTTTACGTCCCGCGACGACGCCATGGCATGGCTGTTGAAGGAACCCGCGGCCACAGCCTGAACGGACCGGCCCGGCAAACGTCCGCGGCGCGTTTGGGGTCATATATTTGTACGATGCCATCCCCAGCGAAACCGGTGCTCTCAGCCTTGCGGAAGTACCTGATCCTGCCCAAACTGATCAGGTTGTCCTGGTCTGCGCCGAAGAACAGGACTGTGGCCTGGGACAGGTATTGGGCAGGGATCGCCAGGACGGGCGCCCGGAGCGACGTGCTCTGGGACTCCGGGACGGACCACGAACTGCTGGCCTACCGCGACGTCCTGCGGCGGCACTTCGATCCAAGCCTTCCCATTGTGGATGTAGGTTGCGGGCATGGCGCCTTCAGCCGCGCACTGACGGCGTATTCACCTCGGGTGCTGGGCGTTGATGTGTCTCCGCACGCCGTGGCCCGTGCCAGCGGCGAATCGGCAGGCGTTGAAGGTGTCAGCTACCTGGCGCGTGACATGACCGGGCCGGGCGCCGGCGCAGGACTGGTGGGTTCCACGGATGCCAACGTTTTTGTCCGCGGTGTGCTCCACGTCCTGGACGCGGCGAATCAGGCCGCACTGATGGAGAACCTGAGGCAGCTCGTGGGCGCCCGCGGCACCGTGTTCCTGGCGGAAACGAATTTCCAAGGCAACCCGGTGGAGTACGTTTCGCATCTGGGCGCGTCGCTGCGGAGCATCCCGGCCCCCTTGGAACTGGCGATCCGGAAACTGCCCATGCCGGGTCACTTCGGACCGGAGGAGCTCGCCCGCGCGATGCCGAAGGACCGTTGGACGCTGGTGGAAGACGGTGCCGCAACCATCGAGACCAACCCGCTCATGGACGCTGCGGGGAACAGCCGGGTGCCGGGCTACTTTGCGGTTCTCAAGGCCAAAGATCCCGACGCCGGCCGGTAGAGGACGTTCCGCACTGTCCGCATGACGGATTGGGCAAGCGCTTTCCCGGGCTTGACTGGCATGATGGACGGCATGCGCATTCTTATTGCTCCGGACAAGTTCAAGGGCTCGCTCACCGCCGCGGAGGCCGCCGCTGCCATCGCCGAAGGTGCGCTGCGCGTCTACCCGGACGCCGTAGCCAACCAGTTTCCCATCGCCGACGGCGGTGAGGGAACCCTGGAGGCCGCCGTTTCGGCCGGCTACGAGGAGCGGCTCAACGCGGTTGTTGGTCCCATCCTTGCCCCGGTGGGAGCCGCCTGGGCTATCCGGAAGAAGTCCGACGGCGGTGCTACCGCCGTCATCGAGACGGCGCAGGCCTCCGGGCTTGCCCAGATGGAACCCACGCCGGCCAACGCGCTGCGGGCGCACAGTTACGGCTGCGGGCAGCTGATCGCAGCGGCCCTCGACGCCGGTGCCACCGAGATCGTGCTGGGCCTGGGCGGATCGGCCATGACCGACGGCGGCAGCGGCGCCCTGCGTGCGCTGGGCCTCAAGCCGCTGGACGCCGCCGGCAATGTGGTCCCGTTGGGCGGCGGATCACTCGCCGACGTTGCAGCCCTCGATATCTCCGGACTGGATCCCCGCTTGTCCGCCGTCTCGTTCAGGATCGCCGTGGACGTCCAGAATCCGCTGTATGGCGCCACCGGCGCGGCCCACGT
It contains:
- a CDS encoding STAS/SEC14 domain-containing protein, which codes for MTSQPAEETKADLTLDEQGVVQLKWPRGVSIAESDAEAAMRNVNELCGARRLPMLVDMATTAQVSRGARAVFGRPCQASRIALLGASPVDKVLANFILGINKLPCPTRFFTSRDDAMAWLLKEPAATA
- a CDS encoding class I SAM-dependent methyltransferase, which translates into the protein MPSPAKPVLSALRKYLILPKLIRLSWSAPKNRTVAWDRYWAGIARTGARSDVLWDSGTDHELLAYRDVLRRHFDPSLPIVDVGCGHGAFSRALTAYSPRVLGVDVSPHAVARASGESAGVEGVSYLARDMTGPGAGAGLVGSTDANVFVRGVLHVLDAANQAALMENLRQLVGARGTVFLAETNFQGNPVEYVSHLGASLRSIPAPLELAIRKLPMPGHFGPEELARAMPKDRWTLVEDGAATIETNPLMDAAGNSRVPGYFAVLKAKDPDAGR
- a CDS encoding glycerate kinase; its protein translation is MRILIAPDKFKGSLTAAEAAAAIAEGALRVYPDAVANQFPIADGGEGTLEAAVSAGYEERLNAVVGPILAPVGAAWAIRKKSDGGATAVIETAQASGLAQMEPTPANALRAHSYGCGQLIAAALDAGATEIVLGLGGSAMTDGGSGALRALGLKPLDAAGNVVPLGGGSLADVAALDISGLDPRLSAVSFRIAVDVQNPLYGATGAAHVFGGQKGADDEATEQLDAGLRNWASVLREATGRDVNVPGAGAAGGFPASFIAFTNARLEGGFALVAGLTGLAGQLDDADLVITGEGSLDSQSLTGKAPIALADAARERGIPVIVVAGRILVTPEDLAGHGVVAAAQLLDVASSPEDAVANAAKYLAWATSQVLEGA